The DNA window TTTTCCGGCGGGACATGTAGATTTCACAGAATACAGGGCTGTAATAATAACCTCTGCCACCGTTGAACCCGAGGATATAAGGCAGACTCTCGGAATAAGCGGAGAATACTACGAGCTGGAGCATACCTTTCCCTACGAGAGGGTCAATTTTCTCCTTTACTCTGCAGACCCGAGAAAAAAGGAAGAGTGGGAGAACTGCCTCAAAGACGCCTACAGATACCTGAGAAGTTTACATGAGAGAGTGCTTGTGCTTCTTACTAACAGAGAACACATAAAGCTCTTTGAAAGGGAGGAAGGGGTTGCCTTTCAGGGGGATGAGCCCCTGTCCGGTCTTCTTGAAGACCTGAGGTCCGGAAGGATAAGTGCACTGGTCGGTCTTGACAGCCTCTGGTTTGGGGTTGATGTAAAGGGTGAGAAGGGGATCCTCATGGCAAAGCTGCCCTTTGAGAGCCCCGAAGAGCCAATAACCTTTCACAGGATAAGGTTTCTGAAATCTGCGGGACTTGACCCCTTTGAATACCAGAAGAGAAAGGCTCTCATAAAGTTCAGGCAGGGTATAGGCAGGCTCATGAGGAGCAGGGAAGACAGGGGCACCATAGTGCTCTGCGACAGGAGAATATTCAGGTTCAGAGAGTTTCTCAGGGCTCTGGAGGAGCTGGGCATCAGGATTAAGCATATAAGCACATAAATATGCCTTATCTCCTGCTCCAGAGGTTTTATAGCTCTTCCAGACTCGCCCCTTATATTTTTCACAAGGAGGTGCGTATATGGACAGAAGGGGCTTTTTCAGATGGTTATCCTTGCTTGCTTCCGTGCCTTTAATTAACAGAGTAGGACAGGCAAGCCCGCAGAGGCTTGACATGTCTCAGGTAAAAAGGGAGGCAGAGGTTGGAGTTATCTACCACTGCGACTTTCCTCAGGAGGACAGGTTCAGGACCATGCTCAGAAATATAGGCAACCACCTTTCTGTCTATGACTTTAACCCTATGAAAATAAAAATCGTGGTGGTAGCTCACGGACCTGGAGTGAAGTTCTTTATGAAGGACCTGTCGGGCAGTCCATGGGAAAAGGAAACCATAAAGATTCAGGAGCTTTACGAAGAGGAAAAATCCCTCTCCATGTATGGTGTAGAGTATCTCATATGCAACATAACCCTTCAGAGGCTTAAGCTGGATGCCAGCAAACTACATGAATTTACGAAGATAGTGCCATCAGGTGTCGGCATAGTAGGACACCTTCAGGCTGTTGAAAGATTTGCTTACATAAAGGTGCAGTAGCCTAAAAGCCGAAGGTCATGGGGATGTCCATGTTCACATCCTTGACCTCTTTTATGTCAGGAAATTTATTCCTGAGAGCCCTCTCTATGCCTGCCTTGAGCGTAAGCACGGACATGCCACAGCCTGAGCAGGCCCCCACCATTCTCACAAGCACAGTGCCATCCTCCTTTATGTCCACCAGCTCCACATCACCCCCATCAAACCTGAGGGCTGGCCTTATCTCATCAAGAACCGCTTCAACCTCTTCCCATGTGGGCATTGCCATCTTTTTCCTCCTTTAAAAAGTGTATAAACTATAAGAGTATGCAAGGGGATAAGTCCATCAATGAGGAAAATCAATATGTGGTGATAGGAAAGGTGCTTGACACGTACGGTCTGAAAGGAGAGCTAAAGGTGCAGACTTATCTGGAAAGAAGGCACTGGTCAAAAATAAAAAGGGTTTTTCTCAAGCGTAAGGGAGGTGAGTATGTGCCCTTTTCCGTGGAATACACAAAGCCCCACGGCAAGGACCAGCTTATTCTGAAGTTTGAAGGCTTTAATGCTATTGAGCAGGTGGAGGCCTTCAGGGGGGCAAAGATTTTTCTTCCAGAGGAGGAGCTTCCCAAAAAGAAGAGGGGAGAATACTATTACTTTGAGCTTGAGGGGCTGGAGGTTCTTACAGAAAGTGGGAAGCAGGTGGGAAGGGTTTCGGGCATCATTGAACAGAAGCCTTACGACCTTCTGGAGGTGGACGGAGGAAGGCTTTACATACCTTTCGTGGAGGCGCTTGTGAAAGATGTAAGGTTAAAGGAGGGGAAGGTCATAGTAAAGGATATACTGGCTGAGCTCTAATGCCTCCTTGCCCATGTTATGGGACCAAAATGCACCTCCATACCTGCCTGACCTATGACCTCTGAAAGGGATGGGTGGGAATACATGGACTTGGAAAGGAAGTCCACCCTTAGGTCTGCCTTCATGAGGTGAACAACCTGATGGAGAAGCTCACCCGCATGAGGACCAAGTATATGACATCCCAGCAAGCGTCCATCTTCATCCACCACAAGCCTTACAAAACCCTCGTTCTCCCCGTCATCCATAGCCTTTGGGTTTGACACAAAGGAGACAACGCCAACCCTTACCTCGTGCCCCCCTTCCTCCGCCTGGTCTTCTGTGAGCCCCACGCTGGCAATCTCGTAGGCGGAGTATATTATCTTTGGAACAATCCTTTCATCCCTGACCATGTCCTCCTCCCCCAGCATGTGGCTTATGGCTACCTTTGCCTCATACATGGACTTGTGGGCAAGCATGAGGGGTGAGGTTATGTCTCCGCAGGCGTATATGTTGGGGATGCTCGTCTGACAGAACTGGTTTACCTTTATAAAGCCTTTGCTGTCTTTCTGAATACCCACCTCTTCAAGTCCGATACTTTCCGTGTTTGGCTTCCTGCCCACCCCCAGGAGGATAAGGTCTGCACTCACTTCTGAACCATCGGAAAGAACAGCCCTGATACCACCCTCCGAAGGCTCCCAGCTCTCAACTGTAGCTTTCAGCTTTATCTCCACCCCAAGCCTTTTTAGCTTCCTTGCGAGGTATCTGGAGGATTCCTCGGGAATATCCGCAGATGGAAGAAGCCTGTCTTTCAGTTCCAACAGAAGCACCTCAGAGCCATACATCCTGAATATGTAGGCAAACTCCACACCCACTGCACCACCGCCCACTATCAGGATTTTCCTGGGAAATTCCTCAAGGGACCATATCTGGTCTGTGTCGTAGACATACCTTCCATCGGGCACAAGGTTTCCCAGGGAGGAAGTAGAAGAGCCCGTTGCCAGCAGGATGTATCTCCCTCTGAGTTCAATGCCCTCTGGCTCCACCACCACCGTATGGCTGTTCTTGAGAACTCCCCTTCCATAGAAGATGGGAATTTTGAGATGCTCTGCAAACTTTTTGAAGTTTTCCCTTATGGTGACCACCACCCTGTCCCTGCCCTTTTTGAGTTCCTGCATACTGAGCTCGTATCCCTTTAGGAATATGCCATATTCTGGAAGCCTGTGAAACTTATCAAGCATGTAGGCTCCATGCCTCATATACTTTGAGGGTATACAGCCCCTGTTGAGGCAGTTCCCTCCCACTGTCTCTGGGCTCAGCTCCACAAGGGCAACCTTCATACCCCTTCTGTGGGCATACAGTGCCCCCTCGTATCCACCGCTGCCTGCGCCCACTATAACAAGGTCATACATCCTTTCTCTTCCTCCTTTCCCTGTATACTGCCTGCCTGCATTGCCTTATTATGGTGCGATACTTGTAGTAAACGGAAGGGACCTTTATGGGCAATCCGTAATACCTCTCCAGCATAAGCATAATCTCCTCTGTGGTTACATACCTGTGGTTTCTTATCAAGCCCTTTATGTATTTCACTATACGGGTTTCCTTCATGGGTCCTTGATATTTTAACAGGCTCTGGTATACGCCTTGATGAGCTTTGTCATTGTATGCCTCTGACAGAGGGCATAAAGTCTCAGGAGTATGACTCAGGAGCAGTGGGATTTTGTAAATGTGCTCGTAATAGTGGCAAGGTTTGTTCAGGTTTTTGGTTTCTTCTTTGCCATACTCATGCTGGTAAAAGAATTTCCCCTTGGGCACACCTTTCTTGTTTTCGCCATAAATCTGGTAGGCTTCTTTGCCATACTGACTGGTGTGCTCATAAAAGCTTTCTCCCTGCCAGAAGTTCTTATGGCGGATGCGATAATTATTGGTCTCAGCCTTGCTATATTCATGAAGGCTTACAGGGTAAAGAGGCTCAGGGAGAAGTTTCCACCACCGCCCAGACCCCACACCCGATGTCCAGTATGTGGCAGTTTTGTAAACCCTGAAGGAGATTACTGTGTGCTTATGGACAGCAAGAGTCTTCTTTACTTTGATAGAAAGGAACACATGGAAGCCTTCATAGAAAACCCCCAGCTTTACAGGGTTTCAAAAGAGATTAACTACGATGGTGTGAGAAAGATATGCATAAACAAGGAAGAGGGATGGAAAGAATGGGGGCAGAGCCCCCAGCGAGTTACTTCACAAAATCCCTTAGAGCTTCATAGGCCTTCATAGCCTTTTCAAATCTTTCGTTGATAACCTCCCAGTTGAGGTTCTGAAGAAAAGCATCAATGTAAGGGGGTCTTTTGTTCTTCTGGTCCACGTAGTAGGCGTGCTCGTAGGTATCAAGAATTATGATAGGTATGAGGCCTGTGTAGTTATAAACGTTATGAGCGTCAAGGCCATTTATTACTAGCCTTCCGGAGAATATATCCAGACCAAGAAGAGCCCATCCCCTGAAAGCTATGCCCGTTGCCTTTATCTCCTGAATACAGGCATCCCATGAACCAAAGTCCTCCTCTACCTTCTTCTTGAGGGCTTCTGATGGCTGTCCTTTTGCACCAAGATGACCGAAGTAGAGCTCATGAAGCACAACTCCCATGTAGTTGAAGGTTTCCTCCACTTTGAGCTCTCTGAATTCAGAGTAATTCTGGTTTGCCTTGCTTCTGTCTGAAAAGCTCAGATCTGCCAGCTTTTCCTGAATTTCGTTGTATTTTGCCACATAGCCTTTGTAGTGGGCTTCAAAGTGTGGCTCTATCTGCTCGTTGGAAATTCCGTTGAGGTTTGCTGGTTTGAGATGGTCTTTGGGCTGCACCTTATGCACTGGCATGGTTCACCTCCTTAAGGGTTTTTAAGAGATTATAACCCTTCTCTGAGACCACCTTCTATGAGAAAGCTCAGTATCCATGCCTGTGCTGGTGCATTTGACCCCCCATTCCTTTCCTTACAGGTGCCTGCACCTTCACTTCACCGGATTTTTCAAACTTGAGAGTGAGCTCTACCGTGTCGCCCTCCTTCAGTGGCTTTTTGAGGTTTATGAGCATTATGTGAAGACCGCCTGGCTTTAGCTCTACTTTACCACCAGCCGGAACCTCAATAGCCCTTACCCTTCTCATTTTACCTTCTGCAGTTTCATGAAGCTCAGTTATCTCAGAGGCGTTGTTAGAGGCATCAAGAAGTCTGTCTGCCTCCTTACCCTTGTTTTCAATCACCATATAGGCTGCGGACATCTTGGAGGTGGGAGGCACCTCTCTTACCCATGCATCCTTTAACTCAATCTTTGGCTGGGCTAGAGCGACCACTGCAAACGTAAGAGCGCCTGAAAGCACTTTTTTCATGACTTCACCTCCTGAGTGAATTTAAAGAAAATTTTAAAGGTCAGTTTATGAAAAGTCAATGAAAACCAGCCCGGCGGGAGTCGAACCCGCAACCTTGGGATCCGTAGTCCCACGCTCTGTCCAGTTGAGCTACGGGCCGTATGGATTATATTATATGCCATAATGCTTAAGGAAACCATAGACCCCCTATCTCTACAGTATGAGAATTCTCGCAGATACTTTCGAGAATTCCTCTCCGAAAGGGAGCATATCCTTCCACATTTAAAGCCAGATAAAACTCCTGTGCTCCTTATGGACCTGCAGGGTATAAAGAGCAGATACATTGAGGTAAAGTATCACTTTTCCCAGTTTAAGGTTTACTACGCAGTCAAAGCCAACGACCACATGGATGTTCTTAAAACCCTTGCAGAGCTTGGCTCTGGCTTTGAGGTAGCTTCCTCTCAAGAGCTACAGAAAGTTCTTAGCCTGGGAGTAAAGCCAGAAAGGGTCATATCCAGCAATCCCATAAAGCCCATGGATTTCATAGATTACGCCTACAGAAAGGGGATTAACAGGTTTGTGGTGGACTCTTTTACTGAGGTGGACAAGATATCAAAGGTAGCTCCCAGGTCAAGAGTTTATGTGAGGCTGGTGGTTCCCAACGAGGGAAGCGACTGGCCACTTTCAAAGAAGTTCGGCGTGGATGTGGATATGGCCCTTGATATATTAGAATACGCACAGAATAAGGGTCTTGTGCCATATGGCATAACCTTTCATGTGGGCTCGCAGTGCAACAACTTCAGAAACTGGCTAATCGGTATAAAGAGGGTAAGTGAACTCTGGCAGAAGTCAAAACTCAGAGGGCTGAGGCTTCAGATGCTAAACATGGGCGGAGGTATTCCTGTAAGATACACCTACGAGGCCCTCAGGATAGAGGATATAGCCTACTACGTAAAGGGTCTTTTGCAGAAGTTCATGCCCTCTCTCCCCCATGAGCTTCAGA is part of the Aquificaceae bacterium genome and encodes:
- a CDS encoding DsrE family protein — protein: MDRRGFFRWLSLLASVPLINRVGQASPQRLDMSQVKREAEVGVIYHCDFPQEDRFRTMLRNIGNHLSVYDFNPMKIKIVVVAHGPGVKFFMKDLSGSPWEKETIKIQELYEEEKSLSMYGVEYLICNITLQRLKLDASKLHEFTKIVPSGVGIVGHLQAVERFAYIKVQ
- a CDS encoding NifU family protein — encoded protein: MAMPTWEEVEAVLDEIRPALRFDGGDVELVDIKEDGTVLVRMVGACSGCGMSVLTLKAGIERALRNKFPDIKEVKDVNMDIPMTFGF
- the rimM gene encoding ribosome maturation factor RimM (Essential for efficient processing of 16S rRNA), with the translated sequence MIGKVLDTYGLKGELKVQTYLERRHWSKIKRVFLKRKGGEYVPFSVEYTKPHGKDQLILKFEGFNAIEQVEAFRGAKIFLPEEELPKKKRGEYYYFELEGLEVLTESGKQVGRVSGIIEQKPYDLLEVDGGRLYIPFVEALVKDVRLKEGKVIVKDILAEL
- the lpdA gene encoding dihydrolipoyl dehydrogenase, producing MYDLVIVGAGSGGYEGALYAHRRGMKVALVELSPETVGGNCLNRGCIPSKYMRHGAYMLDKFHRLPEYGIFLKGYELSMQELKKGRDRVVVTIRENFKKFAEHLKIPIFYGRGVLKNSHTVVVEPEGIELRGRYILLATGSSTSSLGNLVPDGRYVYDTDQIWSLEEFPRKILIVGGGAVGVEFAYIFRMYGSEVLLLELKDRLLPSADIPEESSRYLARKLKRLGVEIKLKATVESWEPSEGGIRAVLSDGSEVSADLILLGVGRKPNTESIGLEEVGIQKDSKGFIKVNQFCQTSIPNIYACGDITSPLMLAHKSMYEAKVAISHMLGEEDMVRDERIVPKIIYSAYEIASVGLTEDQAEEGGHEVRVGVVSFVSNPKAMDDGENEGFVRLVVDEDGRLLGCHILGPHAGELLHQVVHLMKADLRVDFLSKSMYSHPSLSEVIGQAGMEVHFGPITWARRH
- a CDS encoding superoxide dismutase, with the translated sequence MPVHKVQPKDHLKPANLNGISNEQIEPHFEAHYKGYVAKYNEIQEKLADLSFSDRSKANQNYSEFRELKVEETFNYMGVVLHELYFGHLGAKGQPSEALKKKVEEDFGSWDACIQEIKATGIAFRGWALLGLDIFSGRLVINGLDAHNVYNYTGLIPIIILDTYEHAYYVDQKNKRPPYIDAFLQNLNWEVINERFEKAMKAYEALRDFVK
- a CDS encoding copper chaperone PCu(A)C; the encoded protein is MKKVLSGALTFAVVALAQPKIELKDAWVREVPPTSKMSAAYMVIENKGKEADRLLDASNNASEITELHETAEGKMRRVRAIEVPAGGKVELKPGGLHIMLINLKKPLKEGDTVELTLKFEKSGEVKVQAPVRKGMGGQMHQHRHGY
- a CDS encoding type III PLP-dependent enzyme — protein: MLKETIDPLSLQYENSRRYFREFLSEREHILPHLKPDKTPVLLMDLQGIKSRYIEVKYHFSQFKVYYAVKANDHMDVLKTLAELGSGFEVASSQELQKVLSLGVKPERVISSNPIKPMDFIDYAYRKGINRFVVDSFTEVDKISKVAPRSRVYVRLVVPNEGSDWPLSKKFGVDVDMALDILEYAQNKGLVPYGITFHVGSQCNNFRNWLIGIKRVSELWQKSKLRGLRLQMLNMGGGIPVRYTYEALRIEDIAYYVKGLLQKFMPSLPHELQIEPGRGIVGDQGIMVCRVIGKARRGDENWLYIDTGVFNGLAEALGGIRYPFYLEKEGELKEWTIGGVSCDSMDVVARMVPLPEPEVGDYLYILSAGAYTTVYAADFNGFPEPEVLCL